A part of Eschrichtius robustus isolate mEscRob2 chromosome 20, mEscRob2.pri, whole genome shotgun sequence genomic DNA contains:
- the TAX1BP3 gene encoding tax1-binding protein 3 has product MSYVPGQPVTAVVQRVEIHKLRQGENLILGFSIGGGIDQDPSQNPFSEDKTDKGIYVTRVSEGGPAEIAGLQIGDKIMQVNGWDMTMVTHDQARKRLTKRSEEVVRLLVTRQSLQKAVQQSMLS; this is encoded by the exons CAAAGAGTTGAAATTCACAAGTTGCGTCAAGGTGAGAACTTAATCCTGGGCTTCAGCATTGGAGGTGGAATTGACCAGGATCCCTCCCAGAATCCTTTCTCAGAAGATAAGACGGACAAG GGCATTTACGTCACACGGGTATCCGAAGGAGGCCCTGCGGAAATTGCTGGGCTGCAGATTGGGGACAAGATCATGCAG GTGAACGGCTGGGACATGACCATGGTCACACACGACCAGGCCCGGAAGCGGCTCACCAAGCGCTCGGAGGAGGTGGTGCGTCTGCTGGTGACGCGGCAGTCGCTGCAGAAGGCCGTGCAGCAGTCCATGCTGTCCTAG